A DNA window from Fibrobacter sp. UWB4 contains the following coding sequences:
- a CDS encoding PD-(D/E)XK nuclease family transposase: MNQSIPEKLKGKTYIDPRTDTGFKSLFASKDAIKDFVDGILHLKGDDQIKNLNYSFEHTLRFMIPEERKVILDAFATTGSKRFLNIEMQKADHSFFIDRTILYKAFLIIKGKHEMDKSEEFKTLTKEEKEYRRYEIPETISIWICDFELPYCMEKYIDEWAIYSKEVLNGGVVETLFPKNKYIIVSLPKFNKTADEVKDPVDAWLYVLKHAHEGEPLPDFGNGIVNDALNRIKIENLDKTTLNELEREMIAKEEIECRLAGAKIETRFEMVDAMLANDIPIEKIAIISGISLDEIKKRRAQR, encoded by the coding sequence ATGAATCAATCTATTCCTGAAAAGCTAAAAGGCAAAACCTACATCGACCCGAGAACCGATACCGGATTCAAGAGCCTGTTCGCTAGCAAGGATGCCATCAAGGACTTCGTTGATGGAATCTTGCACCTGAAAGGCGACGACCAAATCAAGAATCTGAATTACTCGTTTGAACATACGTTAAGATTTATGATTCCCGAAGAGCGGAAAGTCATTTTGGATGCTTTCGCGACTACGGGTTCTAAGCGTTTCCTTAATATTGAAATGCAGAAGGCAGACCACAGTTTCTTTATCGACCGAACCATATTGTACAAAGCGTTCTTGATTATAAAAGGCAAGCATGAAATGGATAAATCAGAAGAATTTAAAACGCTCACAAAAGAAGAAAAGGAATACCGGCGTTATGAAATTCCCGAAACAATATCCATTTGGATTTGTGATTTTGAATTGCCGTACTGCATGGAAAAATACATTGATGAATGGGCTATTTATAGCAAGGAAGTGTTGAATGGAGGAGTCGTCGAGACGTTATTCCCCAAAAATAAGTATATTATTGTAAGTCTGCCGAAGTTTAATAAAACCGCAGACGAGGTAAAAGATCCTGTTGACGCTTGGCTCTATGTGCTCAAACACGCGCATGAGGGCGAACCGCTTCCTGACTTTGGGAATGGAATCGTCAACGACGCCTTGAACCGCATCAAAATTGAAAACTTGGACAAAACCACTCTGAACGAACTGGAGCGAGAAATGATTGCAAAAGAAGAAATAGAATGTCGTTTGGCTGGTGCCAAGATTGAGACTCGATTTGAAATGGTCGATGCGATGCTTGCTAATGATATTCCTATTGAAAAAATCGCTATTATTTCCGGTATTTCTCTGGACGAAATTAAAAAGCGCAGAGCGCAGCGCTGA
- a CDS encoding Rrf2 family transcriptional regulator codes for MRVSTKSRYAIRVIIDMAENGEAEFHPLHNLAERQGLSEKYLEAILGVLVKNNVLEGARGKGGGYKLAKPAAELTVWEILSVIETSISPVECVADGKNGCDRADVCPTLPMWKDLAKIIKDYFTGITIEQLARKAPKIARPLCNEK; via the coding sequence ATGAGAGTATCTACGAAAAGTCGATACGCCATTCGCGTTATTATTGATATGGCAGAAAACGGCGAAGCCGAATTCCACCCGCTACACAACCTGGCGGAACGTCAGGGACTTTCCGAAAAATATCTCGAAGCGATTCTTGGAGTCCTCGTAAAGAACAACGTGCTCGAAGGCGCACGCGGCAAGGGCGGTGGCTACAAGCTTGCAAAGCCAGCGGCTGAACTCACGGTTTGGGAAATCCTGAGTGTCATTGAGACTTCCATTAGCCCGGTGGAATGCGTTGCTGACGGGAAAAACGGTTGCGACCGTGCAGACGTCTGCCCGACACTCCCAATGTGGAAGGACTTGGCCAAAATCATCAAGGACTACTTCACGGGCATTACGATCGAGCAATTGGCCCGCAAAGCCCCCAAAATTGCGCGCCCGCTCTGCAATGAAAAATAA
- a CDS encoding sulfide/dihydroorotate dehydrogenase-like FAD/NAD-binding protein: protein MAKILFKKQLSPAVFQFRVHAPLIAQERKAGQFIILQTNKDNGERVPLTIADADTNEGSITLIFQTVGKTTTELSKFEVGDDIPVLVGPLGSPTHIENFGHVVCVCGGVGIAPMHPIVQALKAAGNKVTIIMGARNESLFLMKEEMTALADDIIFMTDDGSYGRKGLVTEPLKELCEDTKGKPDMVIAIGPPIMMKFCALTTKPYGVKTVVSLNSIMVDGTGMCGGCRVTIGGKTKFVCVDGPEFDGHEVDWNNMLQRMGAFKPQEQEALHRFGANDGHKCNIDKMADAKAKESK, encoded by the coding sequence ATGGCAAAAATTCTCTTTAAAAAGCAGTTATCTCCCGCGGTATTCCAATTCCGCGTCCACGCCCCGCTGATCGCGCAAGAACGTAAGGCAGGACAATTTATCATCCTCCAGACGAACAAGGACAATGGTGAACGCGTTCCGCTCACCATCGCTGACGCCGATACGAATGAAGGTTCTATCACCCTCATTTTCCAGACGGTTGGCAAGACGACGACCGAACTCTCCAAGTTCGAAGTCGGTGACGATATCCCGGTCTTGGTTGGCCCGCTCGGTTCTCCGACCCATATCGAAAACTTTGGTCACGTGGTCTGCGTTTGCGGTGGTGTCGGTATTGCCCCGATGCACCCGATCGTTCAGGCTCTCAAGGCTGCTGGCAACAAGGTGACTATCATCATGGGTGCCCGTAACGAAAGCCTCTTCCTCATGAAGGAAGAAATGACCGCTCTCGCTGACGACATCATTTTCATGACCGACGACGGTTCTTATGGCCGCAAGGGTCTCGTGACTGAACCGCTTAAGGAACTCTGCGAAGACACCAAGGGCAAGCCGGACATGGTCATCGCTATCGGTCCTCCGATCATGATGAAGTTCTGCGCCCTTACCACCAAGCCGTATGGCGTGAAGACTGTCGTTAGCCTCAACAGCATCATGGTCGATGGTACTGGCATGTGCGGTGGTTGCCGCGTCACTATCGGCGGCAAGACGAAGTTCGTCTGCGTCGATGGTCCGGAATTCGACGGCCACGAAGTCGACTGGAACAACATGCTCCAGCGTATGGGTGCATTCAAGCCCCAGGAACAGGAAGCTTTGCATCGCTTCGGTGCAAATGACGGCCACAAGTGCAATATCGACAAGATGGCAGATGCCAAGGCTAAGGAGAGCAAATAA
- the gltA gene encoding NADPH-dependent glutamate synthase translates to MSEHMTREQLDAAAKVELEKINALPKPLKPKDKTAIPAQPMPQLEPSYRARVMEEVAQGYTEAQAIVEANRCLNCKKPFCVESCPVHIDIPAFIAKIAEGDFKAAIAKIKETSLLPAICGRVCPQERQCQMNCTMGKMHKDVNQAVAIGRLERFAADYERNNGGATVPAVKPATGKKVAVIGSGPAGLVVAADVRREGHDVTIFEAFHKLGGVVRYGIPEFRLPKKIVDKEIESLAAMGVKFETNFVIGRTRKLKDLIEKDGFDAVFVGTGAGLPLFMNIEGENLVGVFAANEYLTRANLMRAYDKENADTPMWPGKNVVVLGGGNVAMDAARMALRLGAEKVRIIYRRSMNELPARKEEVLHAQEEGVEFCVLQNPAKILGDEAGHVRGMLVDKYELGEPDEKGRPRPVKVEGASFEIECDTVLVAIGNGSNPLISNTTPELSVDKKGHILLEDATANKTFMEKVYAGGDIVLGAATVILAMGEGRRAAAGINEFLKK, encoded by the coding sequence ATGTCTGAACATATGACTCGCGAACAGTTGGACGCCGCCGCCAAGGTGGAACTTGAAAAGATTAATGCCCTTCCGAAGCCGCTCAAGCCGAAGGACAAGACTGCTATTCCGGCTCAGCCGATGCCGCAGCTCGAACCGTCCTATCGCGCACGCGTGATGGAAGAAGTGGCTCAGGGTTATACCGAAGCTCAGGCTATCGTCGAAGCTAACCGCTGCCTTAACTGCAAGAAGCCGTTCTGCGTCGAAAGCTGCCCGGTGCACATCGACATTCCGGCCTTCATCGCAAAGATTGCTGAAGGCGACTTCAAGGCTGCTATTGCAAAGATTAAGGAAACGAGCTTGCTTCCGGCAATCTGCGGCCGCGTTTGCCCGCAGGAACGCCAGTGCCAGATGAACTGCACGATGGGCAAGATGCACAAGGATGTGAACCAGGCTGTCGCAATCGGTCGTTTGGAACGCTTTGCTGCTGACTATGAACGCAACAACGGTGGTGCTACGGTTCCGGCCGTTAAGCCTGCTACGGGCAAGAAGGTGGCTGTGATCGGTTCCGGTCCTGCCGGCTTGGTTGTCGCTGCTGACGTCCGCCGCGAAGGCCACGACGTGACCATCTTCGAAGCTTTCCACAAGCTCGGTGGCGTGGTCCGTTATGGTATTCCTGAATTCCGTCTTCCGAAGAAGATTGTGGACAAGGAAATTGAATCTCTCGCCGCTATGGGCGTGAAGTTCGAAACGAACTTTGTGATTGGTCGTACCCGCAAGCTCAAGGACCTCATCGAAAAGGATGGCTTTGACGCTGTGTTCGTCGGTACCGGTGCTGGTCTTCCGTTGTTCATGAACATCGAAGGTGAAAACCTCGTCGGTGTGTTCGCAGCTAACGAATACCTCACCCGCGCAAACCTCATGCGCGCCTACGACAAGGAAAATGCCGATACGCCGATGTGGCCGGGCAAGAACGTTGTCGTCCTCGGTGGTGGTAACGTCGCTATGGACGCTGCCCGTATGGCTCTCCGCCTCGGTGCAGAAAAGGTCCGCATCATTTACCGTCGTAGCATGAACGAACTTCCGGCCCGTAAGGAAGAAGTTCTCCACGCTCAGGAAGAAGGTGTCGAATTCTGCGTCTTGCAGAACCCGGCCAAGATTCTTGGCGACGAAGCCGGTCACGTCCGTGGCATGCTCGTTGACAAGTACGAACTCGGCGAACCCGATGAAAAGGGCCGTCCGCGTCCGGTCAAGGTCGAAGGCGCAAGCTTCGAAATTGAATGCGACACCGTGCTCGTTGCTATCGGTAACGGTTCCAACCCGCTTATCAGCAACACCACTCCGGAACTCTCCGTTGACAAGAAGGGTCACATCCTTCTCGAAGATGCAACCGCCAACAAGACTTTCATGGAAAAGGTCTATGCCGGTGGCGACATCGTGCTCGGCGCTGCAACCGTGATCCTCGCCATGGGCGAAGGTCGTCGTGCTGCTGCAGGCATCAACGAATTCCTCAAGAAGTAA
- a CDS encoding EcoRI family type II restriction endonuclease: protein MAKKNQSGRLTDQHKDSKGAVGIFGDEAKYHDMDVSDLSLIAMQLLEKDYPQLLFRYRKSISKKEINEALQKIDSELGQTLFVEDSSIKPDGGIIEVKDDNGKWRVVLVSEAKRQGKDIENIKQGKLVGTKNDQDIMNAGNAIERAHKNISEIANYMLDEAYFPYVLFLEGSNFLTQDVVVTRPDGRSVTLTYNSGAINRLDRLTAANYGMPINKNLCKNKMIQIGDACVMLQTASLFTQGDGRRWSIKDEIKIMLDVAKTSLKMLGRDLFNQLTKSN from the coding sequence ATGGCGAAGAAGAATCAATCGGGACGTTTGACTGACCAGCATAAAGATTCCAAAGGTGCTGTTGGCATTTTTGGAGATGAAGCTAAGTATCATGATATGGATGTTTCTGATTTATCCCTTATCGCAATGCAGCTTCTAGAAAAGGATTATCCGCAACTTCTTTTCCGGTATCGAAAGAGTATTTCTAAAAAGGAAATAAACGAAGCTCTTCAAAAAATTGATAGTGAATTAGGTCAAACTCTTTTTGTTGAAGATTCTAGCATTAAACCTGATGGTGGTATTATTGAAGTTAAGGATGATAATGGAAAATGGCGTGTCGTTTTGGTTTCTGAGGCAAAACGTCAAGGAAAAGATATTGAGAATATAAAACAAGGTAAATTAGTAGGTACGAAAAATGATCAAGATATAATGAATGCGGGGAATGCGATTGAACGTGCTCATAAGAATATATCTGAAATTGCAAATTATATGTTGGACGAAGCGTATTTCCCATATGTTCTATTTTTGGAGGGGTCTAACTTTTTAACACAGGATGTTGTTGTGACTAGACCTGATGGAAGGTCTGTTACCTTGACTTACAATTCGGGTGCTATTAATAGGCTTGATCGTTTGACCGCTGCGAATTATGGAATGCCTATCAATAAAAATCTTTGTAAAAATAAAATGATTCAAATTGGTGATGCTTGTGTTATGCTTCAGACTGCATCTCTCTTCACTCAAGGTGATGGTCGACGTTGGAGCATCAAAGATGAAATTAAGATTATGCTTGATGTTGCGAAAACATCTTTGAAAATGCTTGGACGAGACTTGTTTAATCAATTGACGAAATCGAATTAG
- a CDS encoding adenine-specific methyltransferase EcoRI family protein: protein MVRKIDHSLLDKAKINKKDEFYTQLSDIERELQYYKKHFKNKTVFCNCDDARISNFYKYFVENFKSLGLKKVICACYKKVDFEESLKSKSAFYYEYTGIEKKRPSLKDVTYFEGDGDFRSKESIDLLKKSDIVVTNPPFSLFRDFISQLDKFKKKFLVISNINAITYKEVFALIKENKVWMGVNMGRGISGFIVPKHYELYGLETKINDLGERIVSPNNCMWLTNLDNAQRHEFIPLTKEYNGNERDYPRFDNYDAINVNKTQDIPVDYKGIMGVPITFLHKFNPNQFKIIKFRKGDDDRDLAINGKPTYFRILIQGC from the coding sequence ATGGTTCGAAAAATTGATCATTCCTTGTTGGATAAAGCTAAGATTAACAAAAAAGATGAATTCTATACTCAACTTTCAGATATTGAGAGGGAATTGCAGTATTATAAGAAGCATTTTAAGAATAAAACTGTTTTTTGCAATTGTGATGATGCTCGAATTAGTAATTTTTACAAATATTTTGTAGAAAATTTTAAATCATTGGGCCTGAAAAAGGTTATTTGTGCGTGTTACAAAAAAGTCGATTTCGAAGAATCTTTGAAATCGAAATCCGCATTTTACTATGAATATACGGGGATAGAAAAAAAACGTCCATCATTGAAAGATGTGACTTATTTTGAAGGTGATGGTGATTTTCGTAGTAAAGAAAGTATAGATCTTTTAAAAAAATCGGATATTGTCGTTACAAATCCTCCATTTTCGTTGTTTAGGGACTTTATTTCACAGTTAGATAAATTCAAAAAAAAGTTTTTGGTTATTAGTAATATCAATGCGATTACCTATAAAGAGGTTTTTGCTTTGATAAAGGAAAATAAGGTTTGGATGGGTGTAAACATGGGACGAGGTATATCTGGTTTTATCGTTCCCAAACATTATGAACTCTATGGTCTTGAAACGAAAATAAATGATTTAGGTGAAAGAATCGTATCTCCCAATAACTGTATGTGGCTTACAAATCTCGATAATGCGCAAAGACATGAGTTTATTCCATTGACTAAGGAATACAACGGTAATGAACGCGATTATCCTCGTTTTGACAATTATGATGCGATTAATGTGAATAAAACACAAGATATCCCTGTGGATTATAAGGGAATTATGGGCGTTCCCATAACATTCCTTCATAAATTCAATCCAAACCAATTCAAAATCATCAAGTTCCGCAAGGGGGATGATGATCGGGATTTGGCTATTAACGGTAAACCGACTTATTTTAGAATTTTGATTCAGGGCTGCTGA
- a CDS encoding glycoside hydrolase family 5 protein, whose protein sequence is MVQSKFFGIACGVAMLAGAVSAATLPTAKDVQAKMGMGFNIGNSMEVPNNPTLWGNPYPTQALLDSVKAAGFNTVRIPCAWDSHTSGGKVTETWLDSVKTVVDYAMRAGLYTILNIHHEGEGGWFQSNIGTSVDNTIDNKMKTYWTQIANKFKNYNERLLFAGANEPGPNVNTWTSQHVSTLMHYYQTFIDAVRATGGNNETRTLIIQGLNTDIDKSVASAPVSTFPKDKVEGRLMFEVHYYDPYQYTLMTSQQDWGASEPIQPQYYYGDYTKASEPKRNAGYNAWAGSVDSKLGSIVHPQEQFAKMKTNYVDKGYPVIVGEFGANVRSPELSGSDLNLHKQGRVQWHKDVVSAAKQYGLTPILWDMGNESNSGYDNMAYLRRQSSPVGKVLETDVINAMRGVYGLGNYVNNGVTHVEDFINGGSETQSSSSNGAESKSSSSGTTPQSSSSVEKNCDAMMPECGWSPEELCKAGFAEYCDGTALPTVLVRDPVKLHRDGNTLYGSGKIMLFDMNGNLVRFTNNVSAGQVQMQLHGLRQGNYIAKCKNSVLQVKIR, encoded by the coding sequence ATGGTTCAATCAAAATTTTTTGGAATTGCCTGTGGCGTAGCGATGCTTGCAGGTGCAGTTTCTGCAGCGACTCTTCCGACCGCAAAGGATGTTCAGGCCAAGATGGGCATGGGCTTCAATATCGGTAACTCGATGGAAGTGCCGAACAACCCGACCTTGTGGGGCAACCCTTACCCGACTCAGGCTTTGCTGGATTCCGTGAAGGCGGCGGGCTTCAATACGGTGCGCATTCCTTGCGCTTGGGATAGCCATACGAGTGGCGGCAAGGTCACCGAGACTTGGCTCGATTCCGTGAAGACGGTTGTCGATTACGCCATGCGCGCTGGTCTCTACACGATTTTGAATATCCACCATGAAGGTGAAGGCGGCTGGTTCCAGAGCAACATCGGCACGAGCGTTGATAACACTATCGACAACAAGATGAAAACTTACTGGACGCAGATTGCGAACAAGTTTAAAAACTACAACGAACGCTTGCTCTTCGCCGGCGCAAACGAACCTGGCCCGAATGTGAATACGTGGACCTCGCAGCATGTGTCTACGCTTATGCATTACTATCAGACGTTCATTGATGCTGTCCGCGCTACGGGCGGCAACAACGAAACCCGAACCTTGATTATCCAGGGCCTCAATACTGACATCGACAAGTCCGTCGCAAGCGCTCCGGTAAGCACCTTCCCGAAGGATAAGGTCGAAGGTCGCTTGATGTTCGAAGTGCACTACTACGATCCGTACCAGTACACGCTTATGACGAGCCAACAGGACTGGGGCGCTAGCGAACCGATTCAGCCGCAGTATTACTATGGCGACTACACCAAGGCTAGCGAACCCAAACGCAACGCGGGTTACAATGCCTGGGCGGGCTCTGTCGATTCCAAGCTTGGGAGCATCGTGCATCCGCAGGAACAGTTCGCCAAGATGAAGACGAATTACGTGGACAAGGGTTACCCGGTCATTGTCGGCGAATTCGGTGCAAACGTCCGCTCTCCGGAATTGAGCGGTTCAGATCTGAATCTCCACAAGCAGGGTCGCGTGCAGTGGCACAAGGATGTTGTTTCTGCCGCAAAGCAGTATGGCCTCACCCCGATTCTTTGGGATATGGGCAACGAAAGCAATTCGGGCTACGACAACATGGCTTACCTCCGCCGTCAATCTTCGCCGGTGGGGAAGGTCCTCGAAACGGACGTTATCAATGCTATGCGCGGTGTGTATGGCCTCGGCAATTACGTGAACAATGGCGTCACCCACGTGGAAGACTTTATCAATGGCGGCTCGGAAACGCAGTCTAGTTCCAGCAACGGCGCTGAATCTAAATCGAGCAGTTCCGGCACAACCCCTCAATCAAGTAGCTCTGTAGAGAAAAATTGTGATGCTATGATGCCGGAATGTGGCTGGTCCCCAGAAGAACTTTGTAAGGCTGGCTTTGCGGAATATTGCGATGGCACTGCATTGCCGACCGTCCTTGTTAGGGATCCGGTGAAACTCCACCGCGACGGCAACACGCTTTACGGCTCCGGCAAGATTATGCTGTTCGATATGAACGGAAATCTCGTCCGCTTCACGAATAACGTGTCCGCCGGGCAGGTCCAAATGCAGCTGCATGGTCTCCGCCAAGGCAATTACATCGCCAAATGCAAGAATAGTGTTTTGCAAGTCAAGATTCGCTAA
- a CDS encoding FISUMP domain-containing protein, with protein MKFKFSAGIIATFSAIALMISACGGDSGSSANDELPERVEQFSDIKNIECNEERECAQIYIKEHDDYVQCIDSKWETVIASKPNDACAEVKAKSSSSKAKSSSSGKTPSSSSEKNSSSSKKNTASSSSVKKSSSSVRSDLVGKVNWQYLNPNREYGEITDERDGQVYKTVKIYDQVWMAENLNFEYNEGSAKSSCYKDDADSCAYYGRLYTWAAAMDSAAKFSPAGEFCGNGILCNPEGVVRGVCPSGWHLPTKDEWNILETEARDSDGYNRSSSKVLRSANGWDVSWWTDRIGEDLFGFSMVSVGGWAHFWTASEHEYDRRWAYYISYADVFKDSDVQWTDKDDLYSVRCIKDAEYVDLLSSSSEKSSSSSVTLVDPSTVIKGTMTDERDGNTYKTVTIGTQTWMAENLNFEYNEGSANSSCYEDVADSCGKYGRLYSWPAAMDAAAIFSDAGKGCGNYSTCKVEGIVRGVCPSGWHLPDSTEWGALFAVVGGARIAGVKLKSNSGWEKYGEKGLDSYSFTVLPAGYKRDPSYDGVGKFSSFWMPKSVDQENACVWYFYYDQIKAGYGCSSKRIGRRSVRCIKDED; from the coding sequence GTGAAATTTAAATTTTCTGCAGGCATTATTGCCACATTTTCCGCTATTGCACTAATGATTTCTGCCTGTGGTGGCGATTCCGGCAGCTCGGCTAATGACGAACTCCCCGAGCGTGTTGAACAATTCAGCGACATCAAAAATATTGAATGTAACGAAGAACGCGAATGCGCCCAAATTTACATCAAGGAACACGACGACTACGTGCAATGTATTGATTCCAAATGGGAAACGGTCATTGCCTCCAAACCGAACGACGCATGCGCCGAGGTCAAAGCAAAATCTAGTAGCAGTAAAGCCAAGTCCAGTTCTAGTGGGAAAACTCCATCGAGCAGTAGTGAAAAAAACAGTTCGTCTTCTAAGAAAAATACTGCAAGTTCTAGTAGCGTAAAAAAATCAAGCAGTAGCGTCAGGAGTGACTTGGTTGGGAAAGTGAATTGGCAATATCTAAACCCCAATAGAGAGTATGGTGAGATAACGGATGAACGCGATGGTCAGGTCTACAAAACTGTGAAAATATATGATCAGGTGTGGATGGCGGAAAACCTGAATTTTGAATACAATGAAGGCTCAGCAAAAAGTTCTTGCTACAAAGATGATGCGGATTCTTGTGCCTATTACGGGCGTCTGTACACTTGGGCTGCTGCTATGGATTCTGCCGCAAAGTTTAGTCCTGCTGGTGAGTTTTGCGGTAATGGAATCTTATGCAATCCAGAAGGTGTAGTTCGCGGTGTTTGTCCAAGTGGTTGGCATTTGCCGACGAAAGATGAATGGAACATTTTGGAGACAGAAGCTAGAGATAGCGATGGTTATAATCGCTCTAGTAGTAAAGTATTGAGATCTGCTAATGGCTGGGATGTTAGTTGGTGGACTGATAGAATAGGGGAAGACCTTTTTGGCTTTTCTATGGTGTCTGTAGGTGGGTGGGCTCATTTTTGGACTGCGAGTGAGCATGAGTATGATCGGCGTTGGGCGTATTATATATCTTATGCCGATGTCTTTAAAGATTCGGATGTACAATGGACTGATAAGGATGATTTATACTCTGTGCGTTGCATAAAAGATGCTGAATACGTAGATCTTTTGTCGAGTTCTTCTGAAAAGAGTAGTTCGTCTAGTGTCACCTTGGTTGATCCATCAACTGTTATAAAAGGAACGATGACGGATGAACGAGATGGTAATACTTACAAGACTGTAACTATTGGGACTCAGACTTGGATGGCGGAAAACCTGAATTTTGAATACAATGAAGGCTCGGCAAATAGTTCTTGCTATGAGGATGTTGCGGACTCTTGTGGTAAGTATGGTCGTCTGTATAGTTGGCCCGCTGCTATGGATGCTGCTGCTATTTTCAGCGATGCTGGTAAGGGATGTGGAAATTATTCAACATGTAAGGTGGAGGGGATTGTTCGTGGAGTTTGTCCAAGTGGTTGGCATTTGCCGGATAGCACTGAATGGGGAGCTTTGTTTGCCGTTGTAGGGGGTGCCCGTATTGCTGGAGTAAAACTAAAATCCAATAGTGGGTGGGAAAAGTATGGTGAAAAAGGATTAGATTCTTATAGTTTTACTGTTTTACCTGCGGGCTATAAGCGTGATCCTTCTTATGATGGTGTTGGAAAATTTTCGTCTTTTTGGATGCCCAAATCGGTTGATCAAGAAAATGCATGTGTTTGGTATTTTTATTATGATCAAATTAAAGCTGGATATGGCTGTTCATCGAAAAGAATTGGAAGGCGCTCCGTCCGTTGTATTAAGGATGAAGACTAG
- a CDS encoding TIGR02147 family protein, producing MKSIFEYRDYHLYLQDYYDERKRQGSFSWREFCGNAGFSSPNFLKLVAMGQSKLSKVKACQVAKSMGLVDYEEQYFYQLVVLGNAENSEVQRAALLEMQRIALEHQVRVVDKEAFQYYESWKYPVIRELAPLMPGATPRDLAEECKEYVSAEEVRDVLEFLVKAGFLKKEGEKNYVQTEQTVIGSKDALPIAIRAMHKEMAIMAARAVDRYTANERFFNGATLSVDQDAYNKIVEEIKACCKKAVAIANECGNYNQVCRINFQFFPLTDKITGNGRA from the coding sequence ATGAAGTCGATTTTCGAGTACCGCGATTACCACCTCTATTTGCAGGATTACTACGATGAGCGCAAACGTCAAGGCTCTTTTTCGTGGCGTGAATTTTGCGGGAACGCAGGCTTTTCTTCGCCGAATTTTTTGAAGCTTGTTGCTATGGGGCAAAGCAAGCTCAGCAAGGTTAAGGCGTGTCAAGTTGCCAAGTCGATGGGACTTGTTGATTACGAAGAACAGTATTTTTATCAGCTTGTTGTTTTGGGTAATGCAGAAAACAGCGAAGTCCAGAGAGCGGCTCTTCTTGAAATGCAGCGAATCGCGTTAGAACACCAGGTTCGTGTTGTTGACAAGGAAGCGTTTCAGTATTATGAATCCTGGAAATACCCCGTTATTAGAGAACTTGCTCCGCTAATGCCTGGGGCGACCCCCCGTGACCTTGCTGAAGAATGCAAGGAATATGTTTCTGCTGAAGAAGTCCGCGATGTTTTGGAATTTCTTGTGAAGGCGGGATTCCTGAAAAAGGAAGGCGAAAAAAACTATGTGCAGACGGAACAGACTGTCATTGGTTCCAAGGACGCTCTCCCAATCGCCATCCGTGCGATGCACAAGGAAATGGCCATTATGGCGGCCCGGGCTGTTGATCGTTATACTGCAAATGAACGTTTTTTTAATGGTGCAACGCTTAGCGTCGACCAGGATGCGTATAATAAAATAGTCGAAGAAATAAAGGCTTGTTGCAAGAAGGCTGTAGCCATTGCTAACGAGTGCGGAAACTATAATCAGGTTTGCCGAATCAATTTTCAGTTCTTTCCACTCACAGACAAAATAACAGGTAACGGCCGTGCTTAA